From a region of the Oryza sativa Japonica Group chromosome 6, ASM3414082v1 genome:
- the LOC4339892 gene encoding phosphogluconate dehydrogenase (NADP(+)-dependent, decarboxylating) codes for MAVTRIGLAGLAVMGQNLALNIAEKGFPISVYNRTTSKVDETVQRAKVEGNLPVYGFHDPASFVNSIQKPRVVIMLVKAGAPVDQTIATLAAHLEQGDCIIDGGNEWYENTERREKAMEERGLLYLGMGVSGGEEGARNGPSLMPGGSFEAYKYIEDILLKVAAQVPDSGPCVTYIGKGGSGNFVKMVHNGIEYGDMQLISEAYDVLKSVGKLTNSELQQVFSEWNKGELLSFLIEITADIFSIKDDQGSGHLVDKVLDKTGMKGTGKWTVQQAAELSVAAPTIEASLDSRFLSGLKDERVEAAKVFQGDFSSNLPVDKAQLIEDVRQALYASKICSYAQGMNIIKAKSMEKGWSLNLGELARIWKGGCIIRAIFLDRIKKAYDRNSDLANLLVDPEFAQEIMDRQAAWRRVVCLAINNGVSTPGMSASLAYFDSYRRDRLPANLVQAQRDYFGAHTYERVDMPGSFHTEWFKIARAAKM; via the coding sequence ATGGCTGTCACTAGAATTGGTCTTGCTGGCCTTGCGGTCATGGGGCAGAACCTTGCCCTCAACATTGCAGAGAAAGGGTTCCCTATCTCTGTCTACAACAGGACGACTTCTAAGGTTGATGAGACCGTTCAGCGCGCCAAGGTAGAAGGAAACCTTCCTGTGTACGGGTTCCATGACCCTGCATCCTTTGTGAACTCCATTCAGAAGCCACGTGTTGTCATCATGCTTGTCAAGGCTGGTGCACCAGTGGACCAGACCATTGCAACTCTTGCAGCACACTTGGAGCAGGGTGACTGTATTATTGATGGAGGAAATGAGTGGTACGAGAACActgagaggagggagaaggcaATGGAGGAGCGTGGCCTCCTCTATCTTGGGATGGGTGTTtccggaggagaggagggtgcCCGCAATGGCCCGTCCTTGATGCCTGGTGGCTCATTCGAGGCGTACAAGTACATTGAAGATATTCTTCTCAAGGTGGCTGCCCAGGTTCCTGATAGTGGCCCGTGCGTCACATACATTGGCAAAGGTGGATCTGGAAACTTTGTCAAGATGGTTCACAACGGAATTGAGTATGGTGACATGCAACTGATTTCTGAGGCATATGATGTTCTCAAGTCAGTTGGTAAGCTCACAAACAGTGAGCTGCAGCAGGTGTTTTCTGAGTGGAACAAGGGTGAGCTCCTCAGTTTCCTGATTGAGATCACAGCCGACATATTTAGCATCAAGGATGACCAGGGTTCAGGCCACCTGGTCGACAAGGTCCTGGACAAGACTGGGATGAAGGGAACTGGGAAGTGGACTGTGCAGCAGGCCGCAGAGCTTTCTGTGGCTGCTCCTACAATTGAGGCATCCTTGGATTCCAGGTTCCTCAGTGGGTTGAAGGATGAGCGTGTTGAGGCTGCCAAGGTCTTCCAAGGTGACTTCTCCAGCAACTTGCCAGTGGACAAGGCACAGCTGATTGAAGACGTGAGGCAGGCTCTTTACGCCTCGAAGATCTGCAGCTACGCTCAGGGCATGAACATCATCAAGGCCAAGAGCATGGAGAAAGGGTGGAGCCTCAACCTCGGTGAGCTAGCGAGGATCTGGAAGGGAGGGTGCATCATCCGTGCCATCTTCCTGGACCGCATCAAGAAGGCCTACGACAGGAACTCCGACCTCGCCAACCTGCTCGTGGACCCTGAGTTCGCTCAGGAGATCATGGACAGGCAAGCGGCATGGCGCAGGGTGGTCTGCCTTGCCATCAACAATGGCGTCAGCACCCCAGGCATGTCGGCGAGTCTCGCGTACTTCGACTCCTACCGGAGGGACAGGCTGCCTGCCAACCTGGTGCAGGCACAGAGGGACTATTTCGGGGCTCACACCTACGAGAGGGTCGACATGCCCGGCTCCTTCCACACCGAGTGGTTCAAGATCGCGCGTGCTGCTAAGATGTGA